TGGCAGGAATTTGCCTCTAAACCATACATGCATCTATGCGAATTATGGGCTGTGCTCTAGAACTCAACCCCCCAAGTTGAAATAGTCATAACATAACACAGTATGTCAACCATGTACCATCACTTTCAAGCCAGGCtagaaaagcataaaaaatgtctttttttcccccaaaatacTAGGTTTGGTCTAAACATAGCAGATATAATAAACTGcttacaggaggaaaaatgtttcacatGCAAAAAGGTATCCTCTTTACAAATGGCACAAAATGAGGatatttgtctttcaaaaaGCTCACTGCTATTCAGCAGGAATGAGCTGAAAGTGTCTTATCATATGAAGCACATTATCAATACACTGAAAGCCAAGAAATTTCCTTGACAAATCTACTTcaattctaatttttaatttaacaaacaaaaacattatgcagtttaaaaacaaaacaaacaaaaaacacaaacatggCAGGATGGTTGGACCAAACCATCttgaaaggtcccttccaacccaaaccattcttattattctatgaaaacatcttttccttcaaatctGAAGTATAACAACATAGACCTGATACTCTTTTCTGCATGCATCAAATTCCTATAAATAACAATCAATAAATCAGGTGATCATGTCCGTTAACCAAAAGATAGCAAAATTAATATACTGAATGCTAATTTTGGATTACCTTCCACAGCTGTCATCTCTAGAGAATACAGAGGGCTGTCCCCAGGAGAATTTACTTAACCAAGTAACTGTCactaagaataaaacaaacagaagtttcaTTAGTAATCCTTCTAAAGTTAGAACATACCTACCACATGAAATTTGTCAATACACAAGGTGCTAGTATAACAGGTTATAACACTGGGCTGTGCGTGGGATAGGGATGGACCAGAGCTTCTGTTGGGAATGGCACTGCACACGGGATGGGGCTGTCCACAGGACAGGGCTCTACATGAGTCCCACAAGGCTGGACAATGAACGCGGGGCTGTGTATGGCTATAGGGTATGTGTAGTGATGGAAGTGGAGATGAGGTCGTGTTGGAGCTGGGGTTGGAAATAAGATCAGAGCAGAGCTCCGATCCTCGCACCCACAGAATGTGCATCCACCAGGATCAAGgatggtgctggggctgcagcccccaaaacccacagtgccccacagcggGGCTCTGccccttctcccctttctttTGCCATCTTTGTACTCACATATCTAATGATAAGAATCAAGCAAACACACGCATGTATTTTCTCATGCATGCATATATAAGTGCCCAGATGAGCTCTGTAAAGGGATCTCCTTATCTTGACCCACAGAAACTGCAGATCTGctctaaaaaataataataatgatgtatgataatattatattattaacTATAATAAtaaaggatgggaaaaaaaactgtttcccaCTCagtgtgcagctgcagtgagtgTGGGGCTCAGGCACAGCACTGGCATTTTTGGTGTGCCCTGGTCCAGTTTCTTGttagagaggggaaaagaataaACCACATGTTGCAGAACTCACTAATCTCTCCCCACACcacttctttaaataaataaataaatttaattcaCATCTGGAATATTTAATCTGCCAGAAACAGCTAAAGTCTGTGCTTGGGCTTTGGATCTACCACACTGGTTCAATTGAGTTTGACTGGATGAACCTTatggttcccttccaactcggaTATTCTAAGATTCCCTGTACTCTgcctcgtgaggccccatctggagtactgcattcaggcttggggccaccagcacaagaaggatgcggaactgttggagcaggtccaaaggaCGCCATGAAGATCATCAGAGAGGCTGGAGTgcctctcctttgaagaaaggctgagagagctgggcttgtttagcttggagaacagaaggctccagggagacctcactgcggctttccagtacttgaagggagcttataagtaGGAGGGATATCGACTtgttacacagtctgatagtgacaggtCAAAGgagaatggtttcaaactaaaagaagggaaatttaggttagatctTAGGGGGAAACTTTTCACAcagggcagtgaggcagtggcacaggctgcccagagaagctgtggatgccccatccctggaggtgctcaaggccaagtcggatggggccctgggcagcctgaggtgctgggtggcaaccctgcctgcagcagggggttggaactgagtgGATTTTAATATCCCTTCCAGCCCGAGGCATTCCCGAGGCTAGGGAAATAAAACCCACAATaactttcttcttaaaaatagtTCCAGCACTAAAAACCCAAAATGCACGTCTATAACCTCTcattgagagaaaaataaataaataaatagaaagataTCTAAACTCACATCAGGGAGAAGTGTGCAAACCGGCCGTCCCAGCGTCTGCCACCTGCGGAGCAGAGCATTCCGCAGGCACCCGGGCAGCGCCCGCCTCAATGTAGCGGGTCCCGCGCCTCCCGAGGCCCGTAACGGCACCACGGCGACCGCGCGTGCAGCCCCCGGCCACGCCTCgccacctcctgctcccacGCGGCTACACGCGCCCCACGGCTGCAGCGCGCACTCACCAGCCCGCCGGCTCCCAAGCCCCGCCCCCCTATCTGCTACTTCCGTTGCCGGCTTCCCTCAGCCAATCGCCTACGGCGAGGCGAGCGTCATGGTTGCCACGTGCTGCTCTCTAGCCCAATCCGCGCTGATGTTGCGAGCCTCCCGCTCGGCGGAACGAAAGCGGAGGGGCGGAGACACGCGAACAAGGAGGCTGCTGATTGGGCGTCGCTCCACCTATCGGCGTCCACCTTTCAGCCGGCGGCGAGGCGAAGGGGGCTGCGTGTTTCCGGAAGACGTGGCCGTTCTCGCCCCGCTGCCGCTGCTCggctctttctccttccccgCACTCGCCCCATCGCCACCATGATCTCCCTCTCGGACACGCAGAGTGAGCGCCGCGCCTCACCCCATTGGTTCTCGGTGGGAGGGGAACGCTGGTCTCTCGCCGGGAGCGACCGCGCCGTGGAGGAGGCGGTGGGGGTCGGGCCGCGGGATGCCCGCCGGTAACTGCTGGCGGAAGGGCTGGACGAGCCCGGCATAGGGCTGCGTATCCCGGGCCCGCCCGGGCCCTCGCCCTTTGTCCGCGCTTCCCGCCTCCGGAGTGTGGGTGAGGGGCGGGTCCGGGCCGTGCGGTGGGGATCGCTGAGGGGGGTTTGGCTCAGGCGGTGTGCCCCACCGGTGGGGTTGTGCAGGCCGCGGGAGAGCGCCGGGTGGCCCTGGAGGGCACGGGGGGAGCTCACCTGCTCCTGTCAGCATCGCCACGCCTTGGGGGATGCCATGGATGTGCTCCCACCTCGGGGCCAGCGGCGGTGGGGGGACTCGTCAAGCAAAGCTGAAAGTGAGTGCGGTGCGAGCTTAGAGGAGTGCTCATCAGGGCCCATCCAGCATCTTCAGGCATGCCTTGCTCGCctagagctgctgctgccagcgtCTGCTTTGAGCTGTGAGGTGGCAATGGTGAGAAGAGAATGAATGAAAGCTGAGTTGTACACAAGAGTGACAGTTGGCAGATGTCTGTTTTCCTGCATGCCTCTATGTGGACATTAACGGTTTTGAGTAAATACCTGtcagtgtctttttcttttaactttgcTACTGAATTAAGCATTTGCAGGTGACATAGAAGCGGTTTTAAGGTGAGGACTAGACACACAAGTCTGAAGGGAGTGAAGAATAGCTTGGACCTGACAGTAGTTTTGCTTTGCCTGAGTAGGAATAACTGGGATGAGAGGTGCTGAAAGGGAAGATGGGAAGAAATCAGAGTGCTCCTAGGCATTGAATCTGCAACGTAAAGGAGAACATTAGGTCTCTTATTTAAATCAGCATATCATGCATGATACATTCTCAGTATAGTTATCATAAAAGGAAATGAGTGTTAAGTGCTATAGTGTCACTTGAAGGAGGACAAGTGTGAAAGctgtagaaaagaaagtttAACTTGATAGCAGAGCACTGAAAACATTGGTGAGCCGCTTGAGGCAAAGGATGTAAATGGGCAGTAAAGCAGGATAGCAAGGCACAAGGTTAATGATTTCTTGAGAAATTCAGGTGCTCTGCTCTGTTACTGGAATGGATGTTAAATCTTAGGCTAATTCTTAGGTATACGATCCCTTAAACCTTTGTGGGCTCTGCTTTTGCCCATTCCCTTGTTGTCCCATCCAAAGTAATCAttggggaaagaaaatctgtttgctATTTTTACTTGTCTTTTGGGGACATTGAGCTAACTCCTCCTACTGACTCTGTTGGCTTTAACTTTCAGAGCTGAGAGTAGTAGATACAATAACGCGAAGCGTGAGGTTTTTGAATTTCAATATTTCTCTGAGATTCTGAAGATATTTCTTTAGATATTTTGAAACTCActtctgtttggaaaaatagttatcacacaaaaaaaatgcattaatctttttcttctgaaggacTGTAGTGCATTGTCATTTTTATACAAAAGATAGAGGATGTGCAGTTGCCCTCAACTTTCATAACCAGTCTATCTTAAGACTTACTATTTACTAAGAGATTTTGACgatttgctgctctgctcacccGATTCATGGGGTTTCTGTGGGAACACTGAGAATGCATTGATCCCTCTCCTCTGCAAATcatagttattaaaaaataaataagacttGGCTACTGTGTGTATCTGCATTTCTAGACCTTGAAAAAGTTGTATTTGAGTGATATATAAGAAGGCTTTTATGGTATGGGGGAAAGGATTTTAACAATAGTTCACACCCCTTATAAAAAAATTCCTAGCTTGTTTGCAAAGACTGTACAGAGTGACAGGGCAAGACATACTTGACTTGGTGttctttgggaagaaaaaaaagagttctgaTACAAATTGGATTGGTAACATTTACTTGAAATGAGTCCAGAACTTCTACCTTCTGTTGCCAATATCTCATCTGCTTTCAGCAGTAACTTTGGGGTGATGAGAATGGTGGgcatttctttcctgtgctCACCAGAGAGTGTGGTTGACTTCTAAAGGGAAACTGAATCTGCTGTGGCAATATGTGGTTACCAATGTTTTTCAAGTGAATACAGAAGTGTTAGAGCAGTAATTGCAACAGCTGTTGGGAGTCAGCCTCTGTTTCTTGCTCGCACCCCACTTTGTGCTGCGTCTGAAGAAGGAATGAATACTCACTTCCCATGGCAGCATATTTATCTTATTGGCAGCTGGTAATTCCTTTGGAATCCTGCCTCAGagtgttttccttccagaataCAGATTGTTTCTGCTCTTTTAAAGTAAAGAGCACTAGAAGAAAGGGCAGATTACAGTTGCTACGTTAGTTTTAGTTAGTTTATTCAGTGGAGATGCAATTTGCGATTCATCCATAGTTCATTGTAAGCAAGTACTGTAAATGTCTGCAGTGAGTTAATTGTACTGGGTTAGGCAGTGGTTTTAATACAGAGTGGTTAAAATGTTCATAGTAAAGCTTTAATGTGGGAGACAATATTGTAGAATTAGATTTCAGGCCATGCGGTCAGCAACCTTGCTGAAAGGAGAAGTTAGGGAATCTGAACGTTGCTGTAACAAATCTTTACTCTGAGCTATTTTGGAACTTCTTTGTTGTAAATTAAGCATCTGAAATAGACACTGTTATGCCGCTTTATTCCTGAGCTCTTCAAGCAACATTAAATGATCAAGTAGGTCTACGTTGCAGTCAgaagagcaaataaaatacatttagatATCTCTTCCAGATTTATTTTAGCTAACAGTAGCAGTGAAGGGCTCTTCATTTGTTAAGACACACAAAAATACTGGGACCTTCAAAGTATACTGCATTGCCAGCCTGCCTCTGTTAATACTGCTGTTTTTGATAGCTATGTTTATGTATCCTGTAGACTTCTAAATTCTCCAGTTGTAAGGTGGTGAGTGCGTGGATAAACACAAAGGCTTTGGCAGCTGTGATTGCTgctattccttttatttctcgTATTCAGTCTATGTGAGAGTCAAAGGAAGGCCAtagaagtttaattttaaaggtGTGATGCACTTCTGTATATGTTCTTCAAAATGCCTCAGATTCTATTGTCAAATGGTAGTTTTAATCATGCCTTGACATTTCCAGACGAACGAATCTTCCATCTTGCTCTTGCCTATCCAATATTTCTTGAACAACCTTTAtcagcaggcagagctcagagatATATGCCATCTACGAGCTCTGTGAAAACTGACAGCTGGCAGGAGACCAAGCTAATGTTTAACAGCAATCAGCATGTGCTATATGGAAGGAGCCTACAGCATTAAGCTGTGTTGTATTTAATCCGGAAGTTGGGAAAATGGGATTGCCATGCATGTAATGTAGAATGTAAGGTCTCCAAATAAGTGTTTCCAATAAGCATTACGGGATAGGAgttgcaaatggaaaacaagattttgttttctgttcccaAAATAATCCTTGCTAGGAGGAAATTGAAAGGGAGGTTTCCTGCATAGGTATATGCATACGTGCTTTTGTTGCATTCAGTTTAAGTATATTGTTAAGTTGATCCTTTTTATGATAAGCAGCTTCCAAATATCTCTTTTTCTGGTATTGAAACAACTGGCTTATACAGGACTAGTTTTATTTGTACATTCAGGGAAATTTTTAAGTAGTCATGAAACAGTCTGTGAGCTTGtctatgaatttattttttctgtgtgttgcaTGTTCCAAGTTTCTATCAGTTTATAggcatgtgtttttttgttaCCATGTTATGTAGCatacttaattttatttctctttgcagagaTTGGAATGGGTTTAACAGGCTTTggagtgtttttccttttctttggaaTGATACTCTTCTTTGACAAAGCTCTTCTTGCTATTGGAAATGTAAGTGTGTACTTTTTGATCTTAAATTCTGCTCTGCTTAAAATTAAGTGTatgatgtattaaaaataaacttaaaaaaaaaaaaaatatgttttcaaatagAAACTGGGTCATAAAAGATACTGTGGTAACTTAATGCAAAGGAGGAGTTATGCTCAGTGATCTGAGTGAATCATTTTCCCTGATTGACATTAGAGCAGCTCACGTCAATCTTAACATTGTACCTCCAGGTCTGGCCTGTGGTATGTTGGTCAGACAAGTAGCAGCTTGTCCTACAGTTATGCTGATGCAAATAAGATTTCTAGATTAGCTGTTATTACTAACACTTCCTTTTTATGATCTCATAAAGTAACTGTGAAAGCTAGGTATCTATTTGGATAAGAATACCAATGATGTGTTCTGTGCATTCTcttaaatgcagtttttctgtgctgtgtcagGATGGAGAGAAGCATGAATTGCTGATAATCTGGGCTTAGAAGAGCAGATCACCACAATAGAGAGCTGAAATACCTTCAGCTATTGCCAAATTGAAGTTTTAGCTTAAGcaggataaaaaataaatcctgggGCAGGTAcataaaaatgtgaagtaaaaTAACTTTGTGTTTTCTAAATCTGATATTGCTGTGCCTCAGCTGTTCTCAGCTTTGCCAGCCAGCCAGAAAGCACAGCATGGTAGAGACTTGCATCCTCCTTTGATGACCGAAAATCTGTGGTCAAAATGGATCAGTTTCGTTCTGTGGCAGCAGCATCAAATAGTGGGGTTTGCTGGAGGGAAATTCCATAAATGCTCTTTGAATTCGGGTGCACagtgaaagactgaaaaataaaacaatgcttATGTTATCTTCTTTCTAAGATAAGGTGGAAATGCAAGATCCAGCTTAGGGAAAATGATGAGAATGTAGGTAGGAAGAGATGATGAAAGGCTTTGTGGTAACCAAAGATAATGCGAGAAAAGTTCCTGTATCATTAGAGGAAAGCTTAAttataaaatagaagaaaggcAGTAAGGAAGTAgtttcatgtttgtttgtttttttaaataacatgaaCTTGAATTTCATCTGTTTATTATGAGTAAAATCTGAGATATAAtctctttccagaaaaaatgtTGCCCAGATGTATGCTTACAGAATGAAGTAATACTCTGTTGCTAAAGGATACTCAAAGCAGTTTTAACTAGTCTGGACTACCGTGATGATGTTCAGCCTGTACTGGAACTAGTAAATAGTAGTAGTCTGTTACACAGGCAGAACAAAGGAAGATAGCTGATAATGCccttcagcttttttccttttttgcctttGCGACTATCGGCACAAGCTATTGAAGATGGCCATTGTTCAGTACAGGGGTGCTTCTGTAGCATGTATGTTCCCACTTTTAGGAATCTTAGCTGTTAGTGGTACTGAACTTCAGTACTGACTGCTGGTAACGATTGTACTTATGttacaggaaaaacagctgttgTCACCAGGTCTTCTGACATGATAGTGCTTGTCAGAGACCACAACGGTAGACTCTTAAATACTTTTTGAGCACATATGAGAAGAATTTTTAATGATAGGTATAGTGCTTTAAGATGGACTTTACTAAGGAAAATCAAGAATAagttctcttatttttaatactaaaataaGTTGTGCAAAAATGCAGTCTAACTTTGTAGACTAATATATATGCTTGCATTCTAAACTTAGGAATGTGTttagctgttttctttatttggttggtttttgtcTCTTCTAGGTTTTATTTGTGGCTGGCTTGGCTTTTGTTATTGGTTTAGAAAGAACGTTTAGATTCTTCTtccaaaaacacaaaatgaaagcaacGGGCTTTTTCCTGGGTGGTGTGCTAATAGTTCTGATTGGTTGGCCTTTAATAGGAATGATTCTTGAAATTTATGGGTTCTTCCTATTATTCAGGTAAGACTTGTTTCAAAATTGCTTTCTATATTGATGTATCAAGGAATACGTGTACTTACTTAATGTATTGTATTacagctgggaaaacaacattATTTGAATGTTCACTTATGATCAATTTTGTTTAAAGTTGTTGGGTTACATCTGCAAGTGGTGAAAAGATGGTATTATTCCAGGACTCAAATTTGCTAATGTTTGTAAGGCAGATATCAAACTGACTTTTGGTAATGCAGCTTATATCTAATCAAATGACTGTACAGCTTCAAAATATTTGGGAGATCAAATTGTTACGAGTGCCAAGTTTTAAGTATTTCCTTACAAAAGGCAACTTAAATACGtatgttttcttggttttgttggtGGAGTTGTTGGTCATTTGGCTTTTTTGGTGGAGAGTTTGCtcttttaattaataaatgagGCAGAATATATGCTTACAAACATCCTAGCTTCACAGCCTTACTGTTTCATTTGTATGGTAGCTGCAGTGAGAAGGTGGCTTCTGTGATGTTTTGTTATGCTTGTGCCCTGGTTGGAATGTATGAGATGCTGGTTTTGCTTACTGATGTCTGAAATGacttaaactttctttttttcctgtgcataGGTGTTACATACTTAATGTTGCAACAGATATGTTCCATCTCTTACAACATGtcatttaaattataattatttgtaAGGGTGAAAGGACCTGAGATGTTGCAATGtaccatttatttccatggttGAAGTTTGGTACTTaagaaaacagaggaggaagTGTGTTAATAAGTAAGAAGGGAAGCTTTTGTTGGCTCCTGGGCTTCTAAATAGAAGACAAAATTCCATCTAATGCTTATTTAAtacccacattttttttttcaagtgttcaGCTGCTGGCTAAATAATagtttaactgaaataaaaacagtgctACTCTTTTTTCAAACATCTAAACACCTGAtaagatttttctgaaagaatttaGCTTGTCTAACACACAGATTTTTGAAACTTCATCTTGCAATTTTAATGTATGCTTCTTATTGTTTTACAGTGTGTTACTCAATTCAACATCACTGCAAGTGTTTTGAATATCATAGTATTTCATTGAATCCTTTCACTAACGCTTCTTGCATGCGTGACATGGGTTTAATCAGCCAGTATGAAATAGCATAGCATATATTTCCAACCAGAATTTATAAACTGGTAGGTCTGAGTATGGGTATGGTTATCCATGGATTATCTGTTGTCTCCCCTGGCTAGCAGGGTAAAATAATGTTGAGGATTATAGAAGGTCAGCAGTTATCCCAAAGTCACAAAGACTACATCTTACCCAGAAAAGTGTCAACAGTGGAGAAATAATTCCAAATGAATCTTAACTTAATTGTCTCTAGACAACTTTTTCTAGTTCTTAATACCTGTTAAGATCTGAATGTCTTGCTACAGTGCTAGCTAGTTACTCCCTCAAGCAGagctctttgttttgcttcagatttGTTAATTTCAACCATACTAATGTTTTTGGGCAACTTTTTGTGTGGCAGGAGCACTGTATTATACtttattcagtctttttttttttagaccaCTTAAACAGTTCCAGTCATCATTTTTGTATGTAGACTGTTGTCTTGTACAGTTGGACTTCTTGTTTAAAGACATCTTTGACactctctgcagaaaaaattgcagagATCCTGTTGTCCGTAAAGCAAAGGTTTTAGGTACTGGTGGCCAAGAACATTTAAACAGTTGACATGATAGCAAAGATTTGTACTTAATATACATTTTACTGCAGTGAGAGTGATGCAGCTATAATTTTACTCTGAATTAAATGTAGAATGTCAGTCCCTTCTTTATTTAACGTACTGCCAGAAGTTTCCCATCAGAGTTCAGTTCTTTGCCTTTACACATTCAAATTGCATTCCTTGGAGACAGCTATTACAGTACAGTCTCTCTTATCATAGTCTAAACTGCTCTAGGGGCCTTTTTTGGATCAAAGGTATTCAAAGTTCTTGCTAAAGATGCTATCCTGACTATAAGGACTATTTTGTATTCTTGGCTACACCAATTATTTGAGTATCTTAAAAGTGGTTTGTGTGCCCTGCATCACATTGTATAGGTTCAGTGTAATGATctgatctttttaaaaaaaaaaaattgataacTTTGGGGGGGGGAGCGGTGGAACTTGCTGGTATTGATGTTACCC
The Numida meleagris isolate 19003 breed g44 Domestic line chromosome 1, NumMel1.0, whole genome shotgun sequence genome window above contains:
- the GOLT1B gene encoding vesicle transport protein GOT1B — encoded protein: MISLSDTQKIGMGLTGFGVFFLFFGMILFFDKALLAIGNVLFVAGLAFVIGLERTFRFFFQKHKMKATGFFLGGVLIVLIGWPLIGMILEIYGFFLLFRGFFPVVIGFIRRVPVLGSLLNLPGISSLVDKVGESNNMV